TGTCTTCCGTGAATAAAGGAATCTTCAAAAGCCGTTGTTCCTTAAAAATCTCACCGATGTCCTGCATGTACATCTGTTCCTGCTTTCTTCTACGTTCAAGAAAGCTTCCGTCTGCATCAGGCGGAAGCACTTTGTTAACTACCAGCGTATGGACACGGATGTCGTAGGTGTCCAACTGACGGACTGCCTGCTTTGTTTCAAGAATTGGAAGGCGCTCCGGATTTAAAACAAACAGGAAGCCCGTCTTATCTTCATCAAGGATAATTCCTCGGGCTTTGGCAAACTTCTCGCGCCGCTCCTGCAGCACCTCGTATATCGGATCTTCCACAGGTTCTCCATCATGAAGCAGCTGCGTATAGGTATCATTCACTTTCTTCCGCCTTTCCAACAGCCCGTCCACCCACACGGTCATCATTTCCGGCAGAGTAAGGAGACGGATCGTGTGACCGGTTGGTGCTGTGTCAAAAATGATCTTATCGAAATCCTTCTCCTCGATCATAATGGATATCAGCTTATCGAACAGTGCCGCTTCTTCTGCCCCGGGGGTAGAAGAAGCAAGATCGATTTGTCTATGTACTTCCTCGATCATTTTCGCATGAACGAGTCCCTTCAGGTTATTTTTCACTCCTTGAATATACCGCTTCGCTTCCTTCCCTGGATCGATTTCTAATCCCCACAAGCCATCCATCAGCGGCTTTTTACTATTTTCTAATTGCTTATGAAAAATATCACCTAAGTTGTGAGCTGGATCTGTGGAGACAACGAGTGTCCGATAACCACGGCTCGTGTAACTTAGTGCAAGAGCTGCTGCCGTCGTCGACTTTCCCACTCCTCCTTTTCCTCCTACAAAAATGATTTTGTTCTTCTCTATACTTGTCATCTTACCCCTCCTCAACAGCAGCGGATTCCCTCCAGAGGTGATTTCTCCATACCCATCCGGAGATGCCAATCATGGAATTTCTCCACGATATGAGGATACAGCTCGAGCGTGTAGTAAAAGGCAGGGTTTGGAATCCCCAGCATGTCTGAATAAATCAGGAGAAGAAACAAGTCCTCCTCCTGCCTCAGCTCCCTTGCAATTTCACGCTTATGAGGAACCCGCAGCATTTCATCATACATTTGTATCAGGCGTTTAATGGAGTAGCTTTTCTTCACTGCCGACATCCCTCCAAACTTTTATGCACTTTTTTCAATAGAATCCTTATTCCTGCCGGTAAGGGTGGAAACAGCTGTCAACAAGATCCATAACGTAAATACAAGAATAATTGCCCCGAAGGTGAAGAGCATCCAATCACTGCTTTCCGCCCACGGTGCCCATTCCATGAAAACCTGGGTGATCATGGCCCATAATGTCATAAACATAAGGAATACCATAGGAATGATCGTCGGCAGGTAATTTCTCCCCTGCCTCTTCAGCCAGATGGATACAAGGAGAAGACTGATGCCTGCAAGCAGCTGATTGGATGTACCGAACAACGGCCAAAGCAGGTAACCACCAGATCCAAACCCTTTTGGTCCTTGCGGAATTAATGTGAGAGCCGCACTGGACACGACGGCAAGCGTTGTCGCTGCATGTGTCTTTGTAAGCGGGGTAACATTATATTCCGACCCAAGCTCTGCAATAATGTATCGCATCAGACGGACGGATGAATCCAGCGTTGTCGCCGCAAAGCTTACAACAATGACAGATACGATCGTAGAAGCGACAGAAGCGGGAATACCTAGTCCCGACGCCAGCTGGCCGGCACCTTGAATAAATACACCGAGGCCTGCATTGCTCGCTTCGGCAAACCCACTGTACGTTGCTGTGAATTCTCCCCTGGTCGGGAAGAATGTGATAACTGCGATAATAGCGACAAGAGCGAGTGCACCTTCACCAACCGATCCCAGATACCCGACAAATCGTGCATCTTTTTCATTATTCAACTGTTTGGAAGAGGTCCCTGAGGATACAAGTCCATGGAAACCGGAAATCGCTCCACAGGCGATCGTGATGAATAATAGTGGAAACCAGGAAGTGTCCGCAGCACCATTGGTCACAGGAGCCGTAATTTCAGGGTTGGTGAACAAAAGGCCGAGATAAAGCAGACCTAGCCCGACAATAAGTTGGTGGGAATTAATATAATCCCTCGGCTGCAATAGTTTCCATACAGGCAAAGTGGATGCAATGTACACATAAACCATCAGAACAACAATCCAGACAAAGAAGGACATGGATGTTGCATTCAAACCGAAAATTGTTTCTGCACCTTCTCCTCCAAAATAGCGGACGAGATCAATTTGCAGAGCAGGAACGTAGCTGGCTACGATTGCAGAAAGATACATGACAGCAAGAGCGACGACGGATGGAAGCAGCATATTTCCCTGTCTTTTATACACGTGATAACCGATCCATACTGCTAACGGGATTTGAATAAATACGGACAGGACACTGGCAGGAAAAGAAATGAAAAGGTTGGCGATTACCCAGGCGAAGACAGCGTTAACCATCAACACCAACAATAAGATGATGAATAGGAATAAGACCTTTGCCCGCTGACCGATCAACTTGCTGGCAAGTGTGCCGATTGACTGGCCTTTGTTCCGCACGGATAGAACAAGCGTACCGAAGTCATGTACGCCGGCCGCGAAAACGGTACCGAGAAGCACCCATAACACTGCTGGAAGCCATCCCCAGTAAACAGCGATTGCTGGTCCTACGATTGGCGCTGCGCCTGCTACGGAAGTGAAGTGATGCCCCCATAAGATAAACTTATTGGTTGGGACGAAATCGACACCATCTTTATATTGATGGGCAGGCGTTACATAGTTTGGATCCAACCTGTAAATTTTGTCTGCTATGAATCTCGAATAATAGCGATAACCCAGAAAAAACACGAAGCTGCCTACAACCGCAAGCCAAATACCACTCACACAATCCCTCCTCTTAATGTACGCGCTTTCATTATAGTTGGTATTATACACCAGAAACAGGTAATACCCCAATAAATTTACAGATAAATCAGATAACAAAAGGATTTTCGACGACTTGGGAAAGTATGTGTCAAAAAATGCATGTTACCCCCTCTTTTTCCCTGCCACTATCCCAACACCTATTTGAGAGGGTTTTTCCTGATTCTTTCGAATTACTTATATATATCTTATCAAGGAGGAATGTTTCATGAAGTTGAAAAAGTTTAAGAAATTAGCAACCTTATCCCTGGCTGCAAGTCTTGCACTGATTCCGACAACAGGACAAGTCTTCGCCGATCAGACGCCGGAACCATTGAAGAAAGAAATGAAGGTACAGACAGATGTCCAAAAAGGGGACTACGTTAAAGGAGAAGTCGTCGTTAAATTCAAAGAAGGGAAAACGTTGAGCAGCAAACAGCTTCAAGCCTTCGGTGCAGAAAAAGCGAAGGAAGAAAAAAAGGTCGTTGATTCAAATGTGAAAGTTCTCGAAGTCGGCAACGTGGATGCAGTCGTAAAAGCCTTGAACAATAACCCGAATGTCGAATACGCAGAACCTAACTACATATTCGATGTCACATGGACGCCGAATGACACCTACTACTCCGGCTATCAATATGGACCTCAGAACACGAACACCGAAGCCGCTTGGGATATCACCCGGGGGAGCAGTAACCAGGAAATTGCCATCGTAGACTCCGGAGTAGACTATAACCATCCTGATCTAAAAAACAAAACGATAAAGGGCTATGATTTCGTTGATAATGACTATGATCCGATGGACTTGAATAATCACGGTACTCACGTAGCAGGGACAGCTGCAGCACAGACGAACAACGGAAGCGGTGTCGCAGGAATGGCTCCCAATACTAAAATCCTTGCCGTCCGCGCCTTAGATGCCAATGGCAGCGGCTCATTGAACAATATCGCCAACGCCATCCGCTATTCTGCTGATCAAGGGGCAGAAGTCATTAACCTTTCCCTCGGATGTAATTGTGATACCCAAACACTCGAAGACGCTGTGAATTATGCATGGAATAAAGGCTCTGTCATTATCGCTGCTGCTGGAAACGACGGAGTAAGAACGACGTTCGAGCCGGCATCCTATGATAATGTGATCGCGGTCGGAGCTGTCGACCGATATAATCGTAAAGCCTCCTTTTCAAACTATGGAACATGGGTGGACGTCACCGCTCCTGGTGTAGACATTGCATCCACCGTTCCTAATGGAGGGTACGCCTACCTTTCCGGAACGTCCATGGCTTCGCCACACGTTGCCGGACTTGCAGGACTCCTTGCTTCTCAAGGACGTTCAAACAGCAATATACGGGCAGCAATCGAACAAACAGCGGATCCGATCAGCGGGACAGGTTCTTACTTCCAGCACGGGTTGATCAACTCTTATAACGCCGTAAACTATTAAACGGATTCTTAACAGCCTCCGAAGGGCCTCAAGGAAACTTGAGGCTCTTTTTAATTTAGAGACGATTGTACAGTGGGTATCGACACTTATCTATTGACGCCGACTTCTACCTCGGCTATATTAGAATCAACAAGGGGAGTAGCGGCCGTATAATACGGATTGTTGGATCGTCATTCCAGTGCTGCGGCACTCGGTCCATCAAACTATCAACTAGTACGCAAGACCTTGGCCATCAGGGCCGAGGTCTGTTTTTTTGTGATCAAGGCTCTGAAAGTTATCAAAAGGAGGATTTACTTTGGTATTTTTCTTATTTGCCTTATCCGCTGTGATTGTCGTGTATGCGGCAGTCCAATTAAACCGTTTCGGAGATGTGATCAGTCGAAAGTCTTCGCTCAGCGGTGCTGTTGTCGGTACTTTTCTTATAGCAGGAGCAACATCCCTGCCTGAGCTGACAACAAGCTTAACGGCCGTCTATATTGACAACCCCGACATCGCCGTCGGAAACATGCTTGGAAGTAATACGTTCAATCTATTAATCCTTGCTGTCGTCGATATGATTTACCGGAGAAAAAGAATGTTTAACACCATCAATCAGAAGCAGCACCTGCCTTCTGCCATTGCAGGAATCGTTCTCACAATGGTTGTCGTTCTGTCCCTTATTCTTCCGTTTCAAGCGTCACTTCTCCATATTGGATGGGAAATGTTCGTCCTCGTTGCCCTCTATGTGGTTACGATGAAATTCTTCGGGAACTCCGAAGAGGAAGAAGAGGAGATGGACGAGGCTGCCGCCGCAGGCAAAGATTATACGCTTAAAGGGGCCAGTATCGGCTTCGGTGTTGCAGCCGTCGTTGTTTTTGCAGCAGGTAGTGCCTTGTCGATCTTTGGAGACCAGCTAGCCCAGCAGACAGGAATGAGTTCAAGCTTCGTAGGAAGTTTCCTCATAGCTGCTTCCACTTCGCTTCCTGAATTGGTGACCGTCCTCGTTGCATTTCGAATGGCTAATTACGGGATGGCCGTGGGGTCAATCCTCGGGAGTAACCTGTTCAACTTACAGCTTCTTGCAGTAACGGATGTTTTCTATACAAAAGGAGCAATTCTGACCGTTTTAAGCTCTTCTCACCTTCCGATTGCGCTGTTGAGCGTAGCCATGCTTTTGTTGACCGTTTTGACGATCGGACGCAAGCCGCGAACCAATAGTTTTTATTATGCAGCGCCATCGCTTTTAATAATTCTGATGTACTTCATTACTTCTTACAATCTATTTTGACCGCAGAAAAGACACAGTCTCCCTGTGTCTTTTCTTACGTTCTAGAGAAAGAACAGAAAGGGAGAAATATCGGGCGGCAATACACCCGATACTTCTCCCTACTCTTACGCATGTTTTTGAAATGCTATAAAACTTTGCTTAAAAATTCCTGTGTCCTTGGGTTTTGAGGGTTGCTGAAAATATCTGCAGGCAGTCCCTCTTCCATGATGATACCTTCATCCATGAACAACACCCTATCTCCAACCTCCCTTGCGAATCCCATTTCATGAGTCACGACGACCATCGTCATCCCTTCTTTCGCAAGCTCCTTCATAACAGCAAGGACATCACCGACGAGTTCAGGATCGAGGGCCGATGTCGGCTCATCAAACAACATAATTTTCGGCTCCATAGCCAAAGACCGGGCAATGGCTACCCGCTGCTTTTGTCCACCGGAAAGACTCTCCGGATAAACATTCGCCTTATCGGCCAAGCCGACTTTCTCCAGCAGGGGACGGGCAATTGCCTCAGCCGCTGCTTTCTTCATCTTTTTCACTTTCATTGGACCGATCGTTATATTCTCAAGAACGGTCTTATGTGGAAATAAGTTAAAGTGTTGGAATACCATCCCAACCCGTGATCGCACATCATTGATATTCACTTTAGAATCCGTAAGATTATCACCCTCAATATACACATCCCCCGACGTCACTTCTTCCAGGAGGTTCAAACAGCGAAGGAAGGTGCTTTTCCCCGATCCAGATGGTCCTATGACACATACGACCTCTTTTTCATCGATTTCTGTGTTAATTCCTTTCAGTACTTCGTTGGAACCAAACGATTTATGTAAATCTTTCACAGTAATCATCAGACGTCCAGTCTCCTTTCCACTCTCCTTAAATAAACAGCTGTTGGTACAGTGATGATCAAGTACATCACACAAACCATCGTCAGTGCCTGAAACGGCTGAAAGGTCATTCCGTAGTATTGCTGCCCCATATACAACAGCTCCCCTACGGCTATGACAGAGAATAAAGAAGTATCTTTCAGACTTATCACGAATTGGTTACCGAGAGGCGGAATCATTCGCCTGAAAGCTTGCGGCCAAATAATGTACCGCATCGTTTGGTTTCTCGTCAGGCCGATGGAACGCCCCGCTTCTTCCTGTCCCTTATCAATGGAGTAAACGGCACCGCGGACGATTTCAGCAATATAAGCTCCTGCATTGATAGCGATCGCAATGATAGATGCAGTGATTTTATCGATGTTGATTCCTGTCAAATCAGATATCCCGAAATAAATGAATAATATCTGTGCAAGAATCGGCGTCCCGCGAACGGCTTCGACGTAGACGGTAGCAATGCCATACACCAGTTTGTTCTTGGAAAGACGGGCAAAGCCGAAAACTGCGCCCAGGATAAAACCGAAAATCAGACCGACGAATGTTATGATCAATGTCCATACCAGACCTTCAAGCAGGAAAGGCATGACACGGTAATAATGGGATTCTGTTATAAACTCCATATGAGAGACCGCTCCTTAAGTTTTGTAATTCAGTCGATGCCGTACGTTAAAGAAAGCGTAACAAGCCGGCCACTTGTTACGCTCCTCTTGATCAGCTTGGTCATAATAGTGTCTGTTACTCTGATGATTCCGTTCCGTATTTACGCTCTCCGAACCACTCTTCATAAATGTCGTCATACGTTCCGTTGTCAATCAACGTCTGGAGCGCTTCATTCACATCTTCTACAAGCTCGGAGTCCTTCGGAAAGGCTATC
This sequence is a window from Bacillus sp. SB49. Protein-coding genes within it:
- a CDS encoding amino acid ABC transporter ATP-binding protein gives rise to the protein MITVKDLHKSFGSNEVLKGINTEIDEKEVVCVIGPSGSGKSTFLRCLNLLEEVTSGDVYIEGDNLTDSKVNINDVRSRVGMVFQHFNLFPHKTVLENITIGPMKVKKMKKAAAEAIARPLLEKVGLADKANVYPESLSGGQKQRVAIARSLAMEPKIMLFDEPTSALDPELVGDVLAVMKELAKEGMTMVVVTHEMGFAREVGDRVLFMDEGIIMEEGLPADIFSNPQNPRTQEFLSKVL
- a CDS encoding amino acid ABC transporter permease; translation: MEFITESHYYRVMPFLLEGLVWTLIITFVGLIFGFILGAVFGFARLSKNKLVYGIATVYVEAVRGTPILAQILFIYFGISDLTGINIDKITASIIAIAINAGAYIAEIVRGAVYSIDKGQEEAGRSIGLTRNQTMRYIIWPQAFRRMIPPLGNQFVISLKDTSLFSVIAVGELLYMGQQYYGMTFQPFQALTMVCVMYLIITVPTAVYLRRVERRLDV
- a CDS encoding S8 family peptidase translates to MKLKKFKKLATLSLAASLALIPTTGQVFADQTPEPLKKEMKVQTDVQKGDYVKGEVVVKFKEGKTLSSKQLQAFGAEKAKEEKKVVDSNVKVLEVGNVDAVVKALNNNPNVEYAEPNYIFDVTWTPNDTYYSGYQYGPQNTNTEAAWDITRGSSNQEIAIVDSGVDYNHPDLKNKTIKGYDFVDNDYDPMDLNNHGTHVAGTAAAQTNNGSGVAGMAPNTKILAVRALDANGSGSLNNIANAIRYSADQGAEVINLSLGCNCDTQTLEDAVNYAWNKGSVIIAAAGNDGVRTTFEPASYDNVIAVGAVDRYNRKASFSNYGTWVDVTAPGVDIASTVPNGGYAYLSGTSMASPHVAGLAGLLASQGRSNSNIRAAIEQTADPISGTGSYFQHGLINSYNAVNY
- a CDS encoding sodium:calcium antiporter, with product MVFFLFALSAVIVVYAAVQLNRFGDVISRKSSLSGAVVGTFLIAGATSLPELTTSLTAVYIDNPDIAVGNMLGSNTFNLLILAVVDMIYRRKRMFNTINQKQHLPSAIAGIVLTMVVVLSLILPFQASLLHIGWEMFVLVALYVVTMKFFGNSEEEEEEMDEAAAAGKDYTLKGASIGFGVAAVVVFAAGSALSIFGDQLAQQTGMSSSFVGSFLIAASTSLPELVTVLVAFRMANYGMAVGSILGSNLFNLQLLAVTDVFYTKGAILTVLSSSHLPIALLSVAMLLLTVLTIGRKPRTNSFYYAAPSLLIILMYFITSYNLF
- a CDS encoding cory-CC-star protein; the protein is MYDEMLRVPHKREIARELRQEEDLFLLLIYSDMLGIPNPAFYYTLELYPHIVEKFHDWHLRMGMEKSPLEGIRCC
- a CDS encoding carbon starvation CstA family protein, giving the protein MSGIWLAVVGSFVFFLGYRYYSRFIADKIYRLDPNYVTPAHQYKDGVDFVPTNKFILWGHHFTSVAGAAPIVGPAIAVYWGWLPAVLWVLLGTVFAAGVHDFGTLVLSVRNKGQSIGTLASKLIGQRAKVLFLFIILLLVLMVNAVFAWVIANLFISFPASVLSVFIQIPLAVWIGYHVYKRQGNMLLPSVVALAVMYLSAIVASYVPALQIDLVRYFGGEGAETIFGLNATSMSFFVWIVVLMVYVYIASTLPVWKLLQPRDYINSHQLIVGLGLLYLGLLFTNPEITAPVTNGAADTSWFPLLFITIACGAISGFHGLVSSGTSSKQLNNEKDARFVGYLGSVGEGALALVAIIAVITFFPTRGEFTATYSGFAEASNAGLGVFIQGAGQLASGLGIPASVASTIVSVIVVSFAATTLDSSVRLMRYIIAELGSEYNVTPLTKTHAATTLAVVSSAALTLIPQGPKGFGSGGYLLWPLFGTSNQLLAGISLLLVSIWLKRQGRNYLPTIIPMVFLMFMTLWAMITQVFMEWAPWAESSDWMLFTFGAIILVFTLWILLTAVSTLTGRNKDSIEKSA
- a CDS encoding ArsA family ATPase, translated to MTSIEKNKIIFVGGKGGVGKSTTAAALALSYTSRGYRTLVVSTDPAHNLGDIFHKQLENSKKPLMDGLWGLEIDPGKEAKRYIQGVKNNLKGLVHAKMIEEVHRQIDLASSTPGAEEAALFDKLISIMIEEKDFDKIIFDTAPTGHTIRLLTLPEMMTVWVDGLLERRKKVNDTYTQLLHDGEPVEDPIYEVLQERREKFAKARGIILDEDKTGFLFVLNPERLPILETKQAVRQLDTYDIRVHTLVVNKVLPPDADGSFLERRRKQEQMYMQDIGEIFKEQRLLKIPLFTEDIADLDQLQAFSRQFDQENLSV